The Fervidobacterium thailandense genome contains a region encoding:
- a CDS encoding HD domain-containing protein, with translation MYYKVSRDPIYSEIMLYPTEILIIDTKAMQRLRYLSQLVGSEYVYPGATHTRFAHSLGVMHLAGIYAERLYDSPDKVRILRLAGLLHDIGHGPFSHQFDDVVYKKLGFRDGHDEYRHKLLKEYFPKELAKKFKEAPEKLREAVVEDLRLTIGELSTDMEENFAILMNEVSKVYEGETSGTIDFAIVQGPLGADRLDFVLRDSYYAGTRGFGTGSIDRLIRNSRIVKKEGREILAYDSKVVDEIYTILFGRFMMYKNVYFHKTSRAVDMMIQELLELSYKALRLDERVMSIESFLDLTDQTIMNEIVCKFNELVELYGGNEDTKESLLKYEIDLQPLELDIVMAYEIVERLKSRNLWKLVLETPFSIEGVDPTLVSQGIASDLLQKIRLKLERSIDVADEEDRKQILNILSNFDEIFKVDTPYKLTIVHPEEFLRSNIYIIKKNHLMTFEEYVKNYPAYNFMRSNMIQIIRIYVTKDIRDLLEKYKVLPETSLELTTRW, from the coding sequence GTGTACTACAAAGTTTCAAGGGATCCGATATACTCGGAAATAATGCTTTATCCCACGGAGATACTCATAATCGATACAAAGGCGATGCAACGTCTAAGATACCTCAGCCAACTTGTTGGCTCGGAGTACGTTTATCCCGGTGCCACACACACCCGATTTGCGCATTCTCTCGGCGTGATGCACCTGGCAGGAATATATGCCGAACGGCTGTACGATTCACCAGACAAGGTTAGGATACTCCGACTCGCCGGACTGCTCCACGACATTGGTCATGGACCGTTCAGTCATCAGTTCGACGACGTTGTTTACAAAAAACTCGGTTTCCGCGACGGACACGACGAGTACAGGCACAAGCTTTTGAAGGAATACTTTCCAAAGGAGTTGGCAAAAAAGTTTAAAGAAGCTCCCGAGAAGTTGCGCGAAGCGGTGGTCGAGGACCTAAGGTTAACGATAGGTGAACTTTCCACAGATATGGAGGAAAACTTCGCCATCCTCATGAACGAGGTTTCAAAGGTTTACGAGGGAGAAACATCCGGTACGATCGACTTTGCCATCGTCCAAGGTCCCCTCGGTGCGGATCGACTCGATTTCGTTCTTAGGGACTCATATTATGCCGGAACGAGAGGTTTCGGAACAGGCTCGATAGATCGTTTGATTCGCAACTCGAGGATCGTAAAAAAGGAAGGTCGGGAGATACTGGCTTACGACTCAAAGGTCGTCGACGAGATATACACTATCCTCTTTGGTAGATTTATGATGTACAAGAACGTTTACTTCCACAAGACCTCCCGAGCGGTCGATATGATGATTCAAGAACTCCTCGAGCTCTCGTACAAGGCCCTCAGGCTTGATGAACGCGTGATGAGTATCGAATCGTTCTTGGATTTGACTGATCAAACTATCATGAACGAAATCGTTTGCAAGTTCAACGAACTTGTTGAACTCTACGGTGGCAATGAAGATACGAAAGAAAGTCTGCTGAAGTACGAAATTGACCTACAACCCTTGGAGCTTGATATAGTGATGGCTTACGAAATCGTCGAGCGACTCAAATCGAGGAACCTGTGGAAGTTGGTACTCGAAACCCCGTTCTCCATCGAAGGTGTGGACCCCACCTTGGTGAGCCAGGGTATCGCCAGTGACTTACTGCAAAAGATAAGACTAAAGCTAGAGCGCTCTATTGACGTAGCCGATGAGGAGGATAGGAAACAAATTTTAAACATACTGAGCAACTTCGACGAGATATTCAAAGTAGACACACCTTACAAGCTAACGATCGTGCATCCGGAGGAATTTCTGAGAAGCAATATATACATCATAAAGAAAAACCACCTGATGACCTTCGAAGAGTACGTTAAGAACTACCCCGCGTACAATTTTATGAGAAGCAACATGATCCAAATAATCAGAATCTACGTAACTAAAGACATACGCGACTTGCTTGAAAAATACAAAGTCCTTCCGGAAACATCACTTGAGCTAACCACAAGATGGTAA
- the panB gene encoding 3-methyl-2-oxobutanoate hydroxymethyltransferase: protein MNILKLLQMKGKEPIVMITAYDYPTAKIASEAGVDLILVGDSLANVVLGYDSTLPANMDEMLEHIRAVRRGAPDAFIIGDMPFLSYEVSPEEAVKNAGLMLKAGANAVKLEGGSEQVETIKKIISAGIPVMGHLGFTPQSVNLLGGHRVQGRTPESREKLLNDALALEKVGCFAIVLELVVEDVAKQITEALKIPTIGIGAGRYCDGQVLVFHDVVGLTDKEFKFVKKYANVYNVMLEAVKNYKEDVKNRKFPEEKNVFLE from the coding sequence ATGAACATCCTCAAGCTACTCCAAATGAAAGGCAAAGAACCCATCGTCATGATAACAGCGTACGACTATCCAACGGCAAAGATTGCAAGCGAGGCTGGGGTGGACCTTATTCTCGTTGGGGACTCATTAGCAAACGTTGTGCTCGGTTACGACAGCACGTTACCCGCAAACATGGACGAAATGTTGGAGCACATCCGTGCCGTCCGTCGCGGTGCTCCGGATGCGTTCATAATCGGTGATATGCCATTCCTCTCGTACGAAGTCAGTCCTGAAGAGGCCGTGAAAAATGCCGGCCTTATGCTCAAAGCCGGAGCAAACGCGGTCAAGCTTGAAGGTGGGAGCGAACAGGTCGAAACCATAAAGAAGATCATTTCAGCTGGCATACCAGTGATGGGACACCTGGGCTTCACACCGCAATCGGTGAACCTTCTCGGAGGGCACCGGGTGCAGGGTAGAACACCGGAAAGTCGAGAAAAGCTACTCAACGACGCGTTGGCTCTTGAGAAGGTAGGTTGTTTTGCGATAGTACTCGAACTTGTCGTTGAAGACGTGGCTAAGCAAATAACCGAAGCACTGAAGATTCCGACCATAGGAATCGGTGCAGGACGTTATTGTGATGGTCAAGTACTCGTCTTTCACGATGTGGTTGGACTGACGGATAAGGAATTCAAATTCGTCAAAAAGTACGCGAACGTTTACAACGTGATGCTTGAAGCGGTGAAGAATTACAAAGAAGACGTTAAAAACCGTAAGTTCCCTGAAGAGAAAAACGTATTCCTGGAGTAA
- a CDS encoding endonuclease III domain-containing protein, producing the protein MDNIKRAWEENSQADFSLLEFLYHLDDKQISELIKPAGFYNIKTARLKHLLNWLKNYEFDPKAFERKDTKTLRQELLDIKGIGKETADSILLYALERPVFVVDAYTKRLLKRIFNLKLENYDQIQNLFHQTYPPDTRLYQELHGLIVEHAKLLCKAKPLCTRCLISSCGYRIISNDDQ; encoded by the coding sequence ATGGATAACATAAAGCGCGCTTGGGAGGAGAATTCCCAAGCGGATTTTAGTTTACTGGAATTCCTTTACCATTTAGATGATAAACAAATCTCGGAACTGATAAAACCCGCCGGTTTCTACAACATCAAAACCGCTCGATTGAAACATCTTCTAAACTGGCTTAAGAACTACGAATTTGACCCAAAAGCCTTTGAAAGAAAGGATACTAAAACTTTGAGACAAGAACTCCTGGATATCAAAGGTATCGGAAAAGAAACCGCCGACTCGATACTGCTTTACGCTCTCGAAAGACCGGTTTTCGTGGTCGATGCCTACACGAAAAGACTGCTGAAGAGAATCTTCAACCTGAAGCTTGAAAATTACGACCAAATCCAAAATCTTTTCCATCAGACCTACCCTCCTGACACACGACTCTACCAAGAGCTCCACGGCTTGATCGTAGAGCACGCGAAATTGCTGTGCAAAGCAAAACCACTTTGTACTCGCTGCCTGATAAGCTCTTGCGGGTACCGTATAATCTCCAACGATGACCAGTGA
- a CDS encoding NAD-dependent epimerase/dehydratase family protein — translation MKKILVTGATGHLGNVLCKVLLERGYGVKALIEPGTSTLPLEGLATENVFRDIRDDFKDLTADVDAIIHLASVISITPKNKKRVYSVNVEGTKNILNQAKSRGCPFIYASSVHVFVDKAPGSVYTEDDEINEEKVHGHYAKSKAIATKLVLDAFRQGLDGFVFFPTGIHGPFDYRLSHFSRVLINFKSGKLRYTVPGSFDFVDVRDCAKAVADLLELLFSGKINKDSFIISGWMVDFSKLPILCGSKPFKVLSWSAAEIFSYVGLILNTLGIDTEFVPYAIHNLKMAYRYSRKKLESFVSYSPRTVQESINDFFTWLESANPMRN, via the coding sequence GTGAAGAAAATCCTCGTAACAGGGGCCACTGGGCATCTGGGGAACGTGCTTTGCAAGGTCCTGCTGGAGAGAGGCTACGGAGTGAAAGCCCTAATTGAACCGGGAACGTCCACACTTCCGCTGGAAGGTTTGGCTACCGAAAATGTTTTTAGGGATATTCGCGATGATTTCAAAGATTTAACAGCCGACGTAGATGCAATAATTCACCTGGCCTCGGTTATCTCGATCACTCCAAAAAACAAAAAACGCGTGTATTCCGTGAACGTCGAAGGCACGAAAAACATACTAAATCAAGCAAAATCACGTGGTTGTCCCTTCATTTACGCCAGCTCTGTGCACGTTTTCGTAGACAAAGCACCGGGAAGTGTGTACACCGAGGATGACGAAATCAACGAGGAGAAAGTACACGGTCACTATGCAAAATCCAAAGCAATCGCAACAAAACTTGTACTTGACGCATTCAGGCAAGGGCTCGACGGTTTTGTATTCTTCCCCACCGGAATCCACGGACCTTTCGACTACAGGCTATCACACTTCTCCAGAGTTCTGATAAACTTCAAGAGCGGAAAACTCCGCTACACAGTACCGGGTTCCTTCGATTTTGTGGATGTCAGGGATTGCGCTAAAGCCGTGGCCGATTTGCTTGAACTTCTCTTTTCTGGGAAAATCAACAAAGACAGCTTCATCATTTCCGGTTGGATGGTCGATTTTTCAAAGCTCCCAATTTTGTGTGGCTCTAAGCCTTTCAAAGTACTCAGCTGGAGTGCAGCAGAAATTTTCTCCTACGTGGGTTTAATCCTAAACACACTCGGTATCGACACTGAGTTCGTACCTTACGCGATTCACAACCTGAAAATGGCCTACAGGTACTCACGTAAGAAGTTAGAAAGTTTTGTTAGTTACTCCCCAAGAACTGTTCAAGAATCGATAAACGACTTTTTCACGTGGCTGGAGAGCGCAAATCCGATGCGAAATTAA
- a CDS encoding flagellin, with the protein MKAVRINNNVGMWAIRYLQTLQRTGQEQAQALAQATIPLTQNVSAMAIAERMRAQISGYREAMQSTYYAIGMMNVAEGGLRSISNNLQRMRELAVAASNATLTEAERQALQQEFTRLAEGINRTVEQTRYNNIRVLGGEVRDLRVQIGPNEGQQMRVSLPSVDVRNLGLENANLNSVENAQNTLKALDRAIETVSNTRSYVGATTNRLASAARELSNTMLNLTSSVSTLVDTDMARSVMDWVRTQLMTRATAGVLSQSNVSNWNALRLLG; encoded by the coding sequence GTGAAGGCTGTGAGGATAAATAACAACGTTGGAATGTGGGCAATTAGGTATCTCCAAACCCTCCAACGAACTGGTCAAGAACAAGCGCAAGCCTTAGCACAGGCTACGATTCCTTTAACACAAAACGTCTCGGCAATGGCTATTGCCGAGCGCATGCGAGCGCAAATCAGTGGGTATCGCGAAGCGATGCAGAGCACCTATTATGCCATCGGCATGATGAACGTTGCCGAAGGTGGCTTGAGGAGTATTTCAAATAACTTACAACGCATGCGCGAACTGGCCGTTGCAGCATCGAATGCAACGTTGACAGAAGCCGAACGTCAAGCACTCCAGCAGGAGTTCACCAGACTTGCGGAGGGTATCAACAGAACGGTCGAGCAAACACGGTACAACAACATCAGGGTACTTGGTGGTGAAGTGAGAGATCTGAGAGTCCAGATTGGCCCGAACGAAGGACAGCAGATGAGAGTCTCGCTTCCAAGCGTGGACGTTAGGAACCTGGGTTTGGAAAACGCGAATTTGAACAGCGTTGAAAACGCGCAAAACACGTTAAAGGCTCTGGACAGGGCCATCGAGACCGTATCGAATACGCGAAGTTACGTGGGAGCAACGACAAACAGACTCGCAAGCGCCGCACGCGAGCTTAGCAACACGATGTTGAACCTGACATCCTCGGTTAGCACGCTTGTTGACACCGACATGGCACGCAGCGTCATGGATTGGGTCAGGACGCAACTCATGACACGCGCAACTGCTGGAGTACTTTCCCAATCCAACGTGAGTAACTGGAACGCGTTGAGACTTCTTGGTTAA
- a CDS encoding RNA-guided endonuclease InsQ/TnpB family protein, with translation MLLKEYITKSFVFDLSRKTDKKLAIIFGHLTYSASKLWNVANYEVEKNGVSIYELEHKLKDNFFARNLHSQSAQAVLQKLQVAWKNTFDRHTKRPRYQPKDGHFPVTWKENGFKVVGHKLRLSLSKQTKDYLKSAHGIESEYVWIELPRTLSLDSVKIQQVELVPYQAFGHISYSLRIIYREPIQDFKDRPQLNEHKVLAIDLGVSNFATCTDGAKSFIIDGRVLLSKLRLVNKKTARLKAVLDRQKLKTSKRLHRLYRYRQNYVNDFVHKASRSIVDYCFKNGIGVIVVGKLNHGIANIDIGSQNNQKLHQMPYGKFLQKLKYKAKTYGIQVIQIDEAYTSQTCSCCGAVDKNNRKHRGLYVCSSCGMVLNADVNGALNILKKVSPSSVAGVGVGALASPVRLRLVS, from the coding sequence ATGCTCTTGAAGGAGTACATAACTAAATCTTTCGTCTTTGACTTGTCAAGAAAAACAGATAAGAAGCTTGCTATTATTTTTGGGCATCTAACATATTCAGCATCCAAACTGTGGAATGTTGCTAATTACGAAGTAGAGAAGAACGGTGTGTCTATCTATGAACTTGAGCACAAGCTCAAAGATAACTTCTTTGCTCGTAACTTGCATTCTCAAAGTGCACAAGCTGTTCTCCAAAAGCTTCAAGTTGCCTGGAAGAATACGTTCGATAGGCATACCAAACGTCCACGCTACCAGCCCAAGGACGGGCATTTCCCAGTGACTTGGAAAGAGAACGGTTTCAAAGTCGTTGGTCACAAGCTCAGGTTGTCCCTCTCAAAGCAAACCAAGGACTACCTCAAATCAGCCCACGGAATCGAGTCCGAGTACGTATGGATAGAGTTGCCCAGAACTCTATCGCTCGATTCAGTGAAGATTCAGCAAGTTGAACTTGTTCCGTATCAAGCCTTTGGGCACATTTCCTATTCGCTCAGGATAATCTACAGAGAACCTATCCAAGATTTCAAGGACCGACCACAGCTGAATGAACACAAAGTTTTAGCCATCGACCTGGGTGTTAGTAACTTTGCAACGTGCACCGATGGAGCTAAGAGCTTCATCATCGATGGCAGGGTACTACTTTCCAAACTCAGGCTGGTGAACAAGAAAACAGCGAGACTAAAAGCAGTGCTTGATAGACAAAAACTCAAAACCTCCAAGCGATTGCACAGGCTCTATCGATACAGACAAAACTACGTTAACGACTTCGTGCACAAAGCATCAAGGAGTATCGTCGACTACTGCTTCAAAAATGGCATCGGAGTAATAGTTGTTGGCAAACTTAATCACGGTATTGCTAACATTGACATCGGTAGCCAAAATAACCAGAAGCTCCATCAGATGCCGTATGGTAAGTTTTTGCAAAAGCTAAAGTACAAAGCTAAAACCTATGGTATTCAAGTCATCCAAATCGATGAAGCATACACATCGCAGACGTGTTCGTGTTGTGGGGCAGTTGATAAAAACAACAGAAAACACCGAGGTTTATATGTTTGCTCAAGCTGTGGAATGGTCTTAAACGCAGATGTGAACGGAGCGTTGAACATACTCAAGAAGGTATCTCCGAGCTCGGTAGCAGGAGTAGGAGTAGGGGCCTTGGCCAGCCCGGTGCGGTTAAGGTTAGTAAGTTAA
- a CDS encoding ribonuclease encodes MKSDIYSQQFLERLKSLETKRKVIVSVLSNYRNLSKGGVEVLVKNLELSDGKSLGKVNPLILSFLIDNLINSQDHLEAKVLEFERYGIPKAVVYELIFWMQPSKFPFPNGKIENYRDFLKSKREELRRLGLDSFLELYAYESAERENFITEIKSKILLIKPENIEDNLWLTDFLKYLSPVERSELRSKVHPYVWKVLSNPQPSVPVVIDGSNVLMQKELRGPEKIDDLLSKIATLKETYFPFFIVFDANAKYKFNTRYFNYKRTYLHSPADELILSLCKQYNAVVCSKDRFREYEVAVENIWYKLIKS; translated from the coding sequence TTGAAAAGCGACATCTACAGTCAACAGTTCCTCGAAAGGCTGAAATCACTCGAAACAAAGCGAAAAGTAATAGTTTCGGTTCTATCGAATTACAGAAACCTTTCAAAAGGTGGCGTGGAGGTTCTTGTCAAGAACCTTGAACTTTCCGATGGGAAGAGTTTGGGCAAAGTAAACCCGCTGATACTTTCTTTCTTGATAGACAACCTCATCAACAGTCAGGACCACCTTGAGGCAAAGGTTTTAGAGTTCGAACGCTACGGTATCCCGAAGGCAGTCGTGTACGAGCTTATCTTTTGGATGCAACCATCAAAGTTTCCTTTCCCTAACGGTAAGATCGAGAACTACCGGGATTTTTTGAAATCGAAGAGAGAAGAATTAAGACGGCTTGGGCTGGACAGTTTTCTCGAGCTCTACGCATACGAAAGTGCCGAGCGGGAGAATTTCATCACGGAGATAAAATCGAAAATCCTCCTTATAAAACCAGAGAACATTGAGGATAACCTCTGGCTCACGGATTTTTTGAAATACCTCAGTCCCGTTGAACGCTCCGAGCTCAGAAGCAAAGTTCATCCCTACGTGTGGAAGGTGTTATCCAACCCCCAGCCGTCGGTACCGGTAGTCATCGACGGAAGTAACGTACTGATGCAAAAGGAACTCAGAGGACCGGAGAAGATCGACGATCTCCTCTCTAAGATTGCAACGCTCAAGGAAACGTACTTTCCTTTCTTCATCGTGTTCGATGCGAACGCGAAGTACAAATTCAACACCAGGTACTTTAATTACAAGCGCACGTACCTCCATTCACCAGCCGACGAACTCATCCTCAGTTTGTGCAAACAGTACAACGCGGTAGTTTGCTCCAAGGATCGGTTCCGAGAGTACGAAGTGGCCGTTGAAAACATCTGGTACAAGCTCATCAAGAGTTAA
- a CDS encoding Maf family protein, protein MLILASTSPRRIELISKLGIPFKTVHINVTEVSDFTSPESIVTDIALKKSLAVQEFGEDDIIVSADTLVWFHGKALGKPSGPEDAFKTLKTLSGHWHEVYTGVCLRTLEWTETFYEVTRVKFRKLSDEEIRYYISSGEPLDKAGSYGIQGLGAVLVEKIDGEYTNVVGLPLPKLWERLMDRGVLQKYVFGKWTT, encoded by the coding sequence ATGCTTATTTTAGCCTCAACATCCCCTCGAAGAATCGAACTTATCTCCAAACTTGGAATACCGTTCAAAACGGTGCACATAAACGTTACCGAAGTGTCCGATTTTACCTCTCCGGAGTCCATCGTTACGGACATCGCACTGAAAAAATCGCTCGCTGTTCAAGAATTCGGTGAAGATGATATAATTGTCTCGGCCGATACGCTCGTCTGGTTCCACGGAAAGGCTTTGGGTAAACCATCGGGTCCTGAAGATGCGTTCAAAACACTGAAAACCTTATCGGGCCACTGGCATGAAGTTTACACTGGTGTTTGCCTTAGAACCTTAGAGTGGACGGAAACCTTCTACGAAGTAACACGCGTAAAGTTCAGGAAACTCTCCGACGAGGAGATAAGGTACTATATTTCTTCCGGAGAACCTCTGGACAAAGCTGGCAGTTACGGAATCCAAGGTCTTGGTGCGGTGCTTGTCGAGAAAATCGACGGTGAGTACACGAACGTCGTTGGGTTGCCGTTGCCAAAGCTGTGGGAACGTCTCATGGATAGGGGGGTACTCCAGAAGTATGTCTTTGGAAAATGGACCACGTGA
- the radC gene encoding RadC family protein produces MSLENGPRERLLSEGPEHLANHELIAILLRTGTKSKDVLALSKELYDAFGSSLYTLSRATLHELKNFPGLGDVKAVTLIAAMELAKRLVKEETLREDGICNSPEKVFRLCIDMQSFHQEVARVLFLDSKLRYISSKDISRGTLNASIVHPRDVFREAILRNSAAIVLVHNHPSGDPSPSPEDVEITFRIKKAGEMLGIQLLDHVIVGKTFFSFRRDYREVRWDDVG; encoded by the coding sequence ATGTCTTTGGAAAATGGACCACGTGAACGGTTACTGAGTGAAGGACCGGAGCACCTGGCAAATCACGAACTAATCGCAATTTTGTTGAGAACGGGAACGAAATCGAAGGATGTACTGGCACTCTCAAAGGAACTCTACGACGCATTCGGCTCGAGTCTTTATACGCTTTCACGTGCTACGTTGCACGAACTAAAAAACTTCCCAGGCCTTGGTGATGTAAAGGCTGTCACACTCATTGCCGCCATGGAACTTGCAAAACGTTTGGTGAAGGAAGAAACACTCCGGGAGGATGGTATTTGCAACTCCCCGGAGAAGGTCTTCCGACTGTGCATAGACATGCAATCGTTCCATCAAGAAGTCGCACGTGTTCTCTTTCTGGATTCCAAGCTCAGGTACATATCCTCAAAAGACATCTCCCGTGGAACACTGAACGCTTCCATCGTCCATCCCAGGGACGTTTTCCGGGAGGCTATCCTGAGAAACAGTGCCGCGATCGTGCTCGTGCACAACCACCCATCAGGAGATCCGAGTCCAAGTCCTGAAGACGTGGAAATCACGTTCAGGATAAAGAAGGCCGGTGAGATGTTGGGCATACAACTTCTTGACCATGTAATCGTTGGTAAGACGTTTTTCAGTTTTAGAAGAGACTACAGGGAAGTCAGGTGGGACGATGTGGGATAA
- a CDS encoding DegT/DnrJ/EryC1/StrS family aminotransferase: MPEKMQIPLFDLTRQYAQLRNEVLEVVDEVLSDGRVILGPWVERFERELASYLGVKHVVGVANGSDALVIALQSLGIQPGEKVVTTPYTFFATASCIVRNNAIPVFVDVDANTYNIDLNQVERILKNDPSVKVVIPVHLFGRTVEPNELIYLKERYGVKILEDAAQSIGSEGKLQERIVKSGTFGDVGIFSFFPTKNLGAYGDAGAIVTNDDEIAQTCRMLRQHGAKEKYFHEMVGYNSRLDSIHAAILLVKLKHLDNWTARRIEIAKKYGELFEKLKLPIKYPKVEEKGYRYHVFHQYVVEFETNEQRERVRKHLTQSGIGTALYYPLPLHLQKCFAHLGYKEGDLPISERLSKTTLALPIFPELTDEEIETVVKTISEVL, encoded by the coding sequence ATGCCAGAGAAGATGCAAATACCGCTATTCGATTTAACACGCCAGTACGCCCAACTGAGAAACGAGGTCCTTGAGGTCGTCGACGAAGTCCTCAGCGATGGCCGTGTCATTCTCGGCCCGTGGGTTGAAAGGTTCGAACGTGAACTTGCGAGCTATCTTGGAGTTAAACACGTCGTAGGTGTGGCAAACGGTAGCGATGCTCTCGTCATAGCTCTCCAGAGCTTGGGTATCCAGCCCGGTGAAAAGGTCGTCACCACACCTTATACCTTCTTTGCCACCGCTTCGTGTATCGTCCGAAACAACGCCATTCCCGTTTTCGTCGATGTCGACGCGAACACGTACAACATCGATCTAAACCAAGTCGAGCGCATACTGAAAAACGATCCGTCGGTGAAGGTGGTCATACCGGTCCATCTCTTCGGACGCACCGTGGAACCGAACGAGTTAATTTATCTGAAAGAACGTTACGGTGTGAAGATTCTTGAGGATGCCGCACAATCGATAGGAAGCGAGGGAAAACTTCAAGAGCGCATTGTCAAATCCGGCACGTTCGGTGACGTGGGTATCTTTTCCTTCTTTCCAACCAAGAACCTCGGTGCTTACGGTGATGCCGGAGCCATAGTGACAAACGATGATGAGATCGCCCAAACGTGTAGGATGCTTCGCCAACACGGTGCAAAAGAAAAGTACTTCCACGAAATGGTCGGCTACAACTCCAGGCTCGATTCCATCCACGCGGCTATACTACTTGTTAAACTCAAACACCTTGACAACTGGACCGCGCGCAGAATTGAAATAGCCAAGAAATACGGAGAACTCTTCGAGAAACTCAAACTTCCAATCAAATATCCAAAGGTTGAGGAAAAGGGCTACAGATACCACGTCTTCCACCAGTACGTTGTCGAATTCGAAACGAACGAACAGCGCGAGCGTGTTAGGAAACACCTCACGCAAAGTGGTATTGGAACGGCACTTTATTATCCACTACCCTTACACCTACAAAAGTGCTTTGCACACCTGGGCTACAAGGAAGGAGACTTACCGATTTCCGAAAGACTCTCGAAAACCACGCTCGCACTCCCCATCTTCCCCGAATTGACGGACGAGGAAATAGAGACCGTGGTGAAAACTATAAGCGAGGTGTTGTAG
- a CDS encoding NCS2 family permease, whose product MDRYFGITQAGSTVRREIVAGLTTFLTMAYIVFVNPSILVQAVPGIFDQTGKIINQALYNQYYGAFMVATIAGAAVATLIMGLYANYPFALAPGMGLNAYFTYTVCLKLGIPWQLALTAVFIEGIIFVLLTVTGARSFVARAVPQPVKAATGAGIGLFIALIGLKNSGIVMPDPITAVTLGHLNNPSTLLAILGFFITVVLFALNVPGSILLGIILTTIIGATPLFNVTQYQGIVGKIPDISPTFFKLQFDSKTLLSGTFWVVVATFFFVDFFDTLGTLTGLAEGTGFTKKNGELERAKRAYLADAVGTVVGALFGTSTVTTYIESSTGIAVGGRTGLTAVVVALLMITMLFFSPLALTIPAAATAPALIFVGVLMVKSLTGIRWDDVTEAVPAFVTMTMIPFTYSIANGIALGIITYPIVKTLSGKRKEVHWFTWVLALLFVVYLTFFRE is encoded by the coding sequence ATGGACAGGTATTTCGGAATCACGCAAGCGGGTTCCACGGTGCGTCGTGAGATCGTTGCCGGTTTGACCACCTTCCTGACGATGGCCTACATCGTCTTCGTCAACCCCTCGATCCTCGTCCAAGCCGTACCGGGCATCTTCGACCAAACCGGAAAAATTATCAACCAGGCCCTCTACAACCAGTACTACGGAGCGTTCATGGTAGCCACTATCGCCGGTGCAGCGGTTGCCACGCTCATCATGGGCTTGTACGCAAACTACCCGTTCGCACTCGCACCGGGCATGGGATTGAACGCGTACTTCACCTACACCGTTTGTTTGAAACTCGGCATCCCCTGGCAACTGGCACTCACGGCCGTCTTTATCGAGGGAATCATCTTCGTGCTCCTCACGGTAACCGGTGCACGTAGCTTCGTGGCCAGGGCCGTACCACAACCGGTCAAAGCCGCCACGGGGGCTGGTATAGGACTCTTCATCGCACTCATAGGTCTCAAGAACTCCGGTATCGTCATGCCGGATCCCATCACCGCCGTCACACTTGGACACCTTAACAACCCCAGCACGCTCCTTGCCATCCTCGGATTTTTCATCACTGTCGTGCTCTTTGCCCTCAACGTCCCAGGTTCGATCTTGCTTGGTATAATTCTCACCACTATCATTGGTGCCACGCCACTTTTCAACGTCACGCAGTACCAAGGTATCGTCGGTAAAATCCCGGACATCTCACCGACCTTCTTCAAGCTCCAATTTGATTCAAAGACGCTACTTTCGGGAACTTTCTGGGTCGTCGTTGCAACGTTCTTCTTCGTGGACTTCTTCGACACACTCGGCACGCTAACCGGCCTGGCCGAAGGAACGGGATTCACCAAAAAGAACGGCGAACTCGAGCGCGCAAAACGCGCGTATCTGGCTGACGCGGTGGGAACAGTCGTTGGTGCACTTTTTGGTACATCAACGGTCACAACGTACATAGAGAGTAGCACCGGTATCGCGGTTGGTGGACGCACAGGTCTGACGGCCGTCGTCGTTGCGCTCCTTATGATCACCATGCTCTTCTTCTCACCACTTGCACTCACCATCCCAGCGGCCGCAACCGCTCCCGCACTCATATTCGTCGGTGTGCTGATGGTCAAAAGTCTTACGGGCATAAGGTGGGACGATGTCACCGAAGCCGTACCCGCGTTCGTCACCATGACGATGATACCTTTCACCTACTCAATCGCAAACGGAATTGCC